The bacterium genome has a window encoding:
- a CDS encoding DUF2723 domain-containing protein, giving the protein MGKKKLKKQTSDDRRQKKREWKVQFRIPKFLISKDEPIVPRAFTSIDYGGGILVFFISWAVYLHTLTPTIGLHDSGEMVTAAFVLGIPHPPGYPFYCLLGKLWITTLPIGNIAYRMNLASALCASLACMMVYFITLKVGRNLSDEVRKTWREEKTHNIQLLIHSFTSSLPHLIPATLSALMLAFATTFWIQAVVAEKYTLNILFATILIFILIKWQEVVKRENNLLQNFSLPPSPRLLYLFSFIAGVAFTHHFQTIYLVPATIYLILIISWQAWISRYSTSKVKKTENLPSKRKFIHKNIFYWKSILRKLLILKPISIMLLLFILPLFLYLYLPLRAAMNPSINWDDPDTLERFIDHISARDYRDYMKSPSIREQIEKLKFYISKFFTHQFTPYLTWLGPIGAITLFIINRNLFIFLLLIILMNILSATCYSIYNIEDYYILTFALFAIFNGCGIIGIVRLITLTTFKINPIPHSLFFKIDYFIPFTFLALLIFPFTTNYQYANRHQYYFAYDYGNNMISQLEENTVAFIQGDITSFPLFYLQFVEECKPNILFIDVTFLHYDWYINQMKEKHSELKFELLKERIMELKSRIKNKNLKKLIMDEIVKNNFKKVPFYILFEEDFIQQYAKDYHLIPRGLLWKIVENEKDKNILSDNLIKNKLRVKIRGTKDEIIDDGITFDINRTIKLFNNYAKIYSNEGVLWYKKGNVKQSIKNFEKSINLNPSDVLGYLNLGEVYLSLHQYQKAIICYKKLIKLAPNDSTGYAKLGCVYLFNMEYGKAIEEFKKAIKLAPNNVDNYYKLAESYYKKGEIKNTAMIFNKILEIDPNRDNIRQALLSLESGRNITWK; this is encoded by the coding sequence ATGGGTAAGAAAAAGTTAAAAAAACAGACTTCAGATGATAGAAGGCAGAAAAAGAGGGAGTGGAAGGTTCAGTTTAGAATACCAAAGTTTCTCATTTCAAAAGATGAACCAATTGTTCCAAGGGCATTTACTTCAATAGATTATGGTGGTGGGATATTGGTATTTTTTATCTCCTGGGCGGTATACTTGCATACCTTAACCCCTACTATTGGTTTACATGATTCTGGAGAGATGGTAACTGCGGCTTTTGTTTTAGGTATCCCCCATCCTCCGGGTTATCCATTTTATTGCTTACTTGGAAAACTATGGATAACTACTTTACCCATTGGAAATATTGCTTATCGTATGAATCTTGCTTCTGCCTTATGTGCTTCGCTGGCGTGTATGATGGTCTACTTTATTACATTAAAAGTGGGAAGAAATTTGAGTGATGAAGTGAGAAAGACATGGAGAGAGGAAAAAACTCATAATATTCAATTACTTATTCACTCCTTCACTTCCTCACTTCCTCATTTAATTCCTGCTACTCTATCTGCACTTATGCTTGCCTTTGCTACCACTTTTTGGATTCAGGCTGTAGTTGCTGAAAAATATACCCTTAATATCCTCTTTGCCACTATTTTAATCTTTATTCTGATTAAATGGCAAGAGGTTGTTAAAAGGGAAAATAATCTACTCCAAAATTTCTCTCTTCCCCCTTCTCCCCGGCTACTTTATTTATTTTCTTTCATTGCAGGTGTTGCTTTTACTCACCACTTTCAGACTATCTATCTTGTGCCAGCTACTATCTACTTAATCTTAATTATTAGTTGGCAGGCGTGGATAAGTAGGTATTCAACAAGTAAAGTAAAAAAAACTGAAAACTTACCCTCAAAAAGAAAGTTTATTCATAAGAATATCTTTTATTGGAAATCTATTCTTCGGAAATTATTAATTCTAAAGCCAATTTCAATAATGCTACTATTATTCATCTTACCGTTATTCCTTTACTTATACCTTCCTCTTCGAGCTGCTATGAACCCATCAATTAATTGGGATGATCCAGATACATTAGAAAGGTTTATTGACCATATTAGTGCCAGGGATTATAGAGATTATATGAAATCTCCCTCTATAAGGGAACAAATAGAAAAACTTAAATTTTATATAAGTAAATTCTTCACTCATCAGTTTACTCCTTATCTTACTTGGCTTGGACCTATTGGAGCAATAACTTTGTTTATAATAAATAGAAATCTCTTTATCTTTTTGTTACTAATAATTCTAATGAACATACTTTCTGCTACATGTTATTCAATTTATAATATTGAAGATTATTATATTTTGACTTTTGCTCTCTTTGCTATATTTAATGGCTGTGGAATTATAGGAATAGTTAGATTGATTACTCTAACTACTTTTAAAATTAATCCTATCCCTCACTCCTTATTCTTTAAAATAGATTATTTCATTCCATTTACATTCTTAGCTCTTTTAATTTTCCCTTTTACTACAAATTATCAATATGCTAATCGGCATCAATACTACTTTGCTTATGATTATGGAAACAATATGATATCCCAATTAGAAGAAAACACGGTAGCTTTTATTCAAGGAGATATAACTAGTTTCCCACTTTTCTATCTCCAATTTGTTGAGGAATGTAAACCCAATATACTATTCATTGATGTTACTTTCTTACATTATGATTGGTATATTAATCAGATGAAGGAAAAACATTCTGAATTAAAATTTGAACTTTTAAAAGAAAGGATTATGGAATTAAAATCAAGGATTAAAAATAAAAACTTAAAAAAACTGATAATGGATGAGATAGTTAAAAATAATTTTAAAAAAGTCCCATTCTATATTTTGTTTGAGGAGGATTTTATTCAACAATATGCAAAAGATTATCACTTAATTCCACGTGGTCTTTTGTGGAAGATTGTAGAGAATGAAAAAGACAAAAATATATTATCTGATAATCTTATAAAAAATAAGTTAAGAGTTAAAATAAGAGGCACAAAGGATGAGATTATTGATGATGGGATAACTTTTGACATTAATAGAACTATAAAATTATTTAATAATTATGCCAAGATATATTCCAATGAAGGAGTTTTATGGTATAAAAAAGGTAATGTGAAACAATCTATTAAGAATTTTGAAAAATCTATTAATCTAAATCCTTCAGATGTACTTGGATATTTAAATCTTGGAGAGGTATATCTTTCATTACACCAATATCAGAAAGCGATTATTTGTTATAAAAAACTAATTAAATTAGCCCCAAATGATAGCACTGGGTATGCAAAATTAGGCTGCGTTTATCTTTTTAATATGGAATATGGCAAAGCAATTGAGGAATTTAAAAAGGCCATAAAATTAGCACCTAATAATGTGGATAATTATTATAAATTAGCTGAGTCATATTATAAAAAGGGAGAGATAAAAAATACTGCTATGATATTTAATAAGATTTTAGAAATAGATCCTAATCGAGATAATATTCGTCAAGCGTTATTATCTTTAGAAAGTGGTAGGAATATTACATGGAAGTAA
- a CDS encoding glycosyltransferase family 39 protein produces the protein MAKKKKKGKKNNETKNIKRGISFELVKLVKKEYVLVGGILLVGILLRLVYIFQLKNNDPYFFAPHAGDDTYMYVTAAKEILEGTFPKTPFGYNPLYYYFLSLCYLISGYNLIFPRVIQFILGVITCLLTYLIGKQLFNKPIGMIGALLCAVCGTLIFYEGVLLSTALTTFFSCASLFFFLRGKEEGITKNLVLGAVCLGLATLSQPNVIIFLPFILIWMLITYKIPKKEVITKYAIVLLAFFITISPVTIRNCIYGGKFILLTTAGGFQFWIGNNEHANASFDLCQPYLNNLQERMKKEGKELYVADVLDFVKREPVKFIKLQLKKFLLLVSKWGVPHQTHYEQGKIYSSLLRLPIIISFDIFFILGLTGIFFSLKSWKKSLLLYGFIFAYSFSVILFVVIERYRPPVLPIMAIFTGFLLYFWYEKFRLKYYKPILLSLILLFLCSVLTYAERIYGLCVCFTNPNGVYTEKEECLIIKDCGNLGYESWREGNVITLEGNSMMIKKELIINRDISSAEDINFVMTYMVERNIGGFIININGISSPPISCANFYQFGTINSFKIKIASYILKKGLNIITLKMINGAILSLPIDTFHIYGRSYFSENNGKDWVKIKGEYQMGLEIKTKEKII, from the coding sequence ATGGCTAAGAAGAAAAAGAAGGGTAAAAAAAATAATGAGACTAAAAATATTAAAAGAGGGATTTCTTTTGAGTTAGTTAAATTGGTTAAAAAGGAATATGTTCTGGTAGGTGGTATTCTCTTAGTAGGTATTCTTCTACGACTGGTATATATTTTTCAATTAAAGAATAATGACCCGTACTTTTTTGCCCCACACGCAGGTGATGATACATATATGTATGTTACTGCGGCTAAAGAAATACTTGAGGGAACTTTCCCGAAAACACCTTTTGGTTATAATCCTTTGTATTACTATTTCCTGTCCTTATGCTATCTTATCTCTGGTTATAACTTAATCTTCCCAAGGGTAATTCAATTCATCCTTGGAGTTATTACCTGTCTTTTGACTTATCTTATTGGCAAGCAACTTTTTAATAAACCTATTGGTATGATCGGGGCATTACTTTGTGCTGTATGTGGCACATTGATATTTTATGAAGGGGTGCTTTTATCTACTGCTTTAACTACATTTTTTAGTTGTGCATCTTTATTTTTCTTTCTCAGAGGTAAGGAAGAAGGGATAACAAAAAATCTTGTTTTGGGAGCAGTATGTTTAGGATTAGCTACTCTTTCCCAGCCTAATGTAATTATCTTTCTTCCATTTATCTTGATATGGATGCTTATTACCTACAAAATACCTAAGAAAGAGGTCATCACTAAATATGCGATTGTATTATTAGCCTTTTTTATTACTATCTCACCTGTTACTATTAGGAATTGTATTTATGGTGGGAAATTTATTTTACTTACCACGGCTGGCGGATTTCAATTTTGGATAGGTAATAATGAGCATGCAAACGCTTCATTTGACCTGTGTCAACCTTATTTAAATAACCTGCAGGAAAGGATGAAAAAAGAGGGAAAAGAGCTTTATGTAGCAGATGTTTTAGATTTTGTAAAAAGAGAGCCTGTAAAGTTCATAAAATTACAACTTAAAAAGTTTTTATTATTGGTAAGTAAATGGGGAGTTCCACATCAAACACATTATGAACAAGGTAAAATATATTCTTCTTTATTAAGACTACCTATAATAATTAGTTTCGATATTTTTTTCATATTAGGACTTACAGGTATATTTTTTTCTTTAAAATCCTGGAAGAAATCTTTATTGCTTTATGGTTTTATATTTGCTTATAGTTTTTCTGTCATTTTATTTGTAGTTATAGAAAGATATCGCCCACCGGTATTACCTATCATGGCAATTTTTACTGGATTTCTATTGTATTTTTGGTATGAAAAGTTTCGTCTAAAATATTATAAACCTATCCTTCTTTCCTTAATTCTATTATTTCTATGTTCTGTTCTTACATATGCAGAGCGTATTTATGGATTATGTGTTTGTTTTACTAATCCCAATGGAGTATATACTGAAAAAGAAGAATGTTTAATCATTAAAGATTGTGGTAATTTAGGTTACGAAAGTTGGCGGGAAGGTAATGTAATTACTTTAGAAGGTAATTCTATGATGATAAAAAAAGAACTGATTATTAATAGGGATATTTCATCAGCAGAAGATATTAATTTTGTCATGACTTATATGGTTGAAAGAAATATCGGGGGATTTATAATAAATATTAATGGGATATCTTCTCCTCCCATATCATGTGCTAATTTTTATCAATTTGGAACAATTAACAGCTTCAAAATTAAAATCGCTTCTTATATTTTAAAAAAGGGACTAAATATAATTACATTAAAAATGATTAATGGGGCAATTCTCTCTCTTCCTATCGACACCTTTCATATTTATGGTCGGTCCTATTTTTCCGAGAATAACGGTAAAGATTGGGTGAAGATTAAAGGTGAGTATCAAATGGGATTAGAAATAAAGACAAAGGAAAAAATAATTTAA
- a CDS encoding T9SS type A sorting domain-containing protein, producing MLLVLFQSLPVSATLTTAGTIIRNGGDNGSSTYQNGISQPGDVILRYKNTWGTETVTTCNIVSTLVWQGYGISAFDKLPDQLLGGSRTIYYSYTLTNTGNGTDTITLSIDNKSLPQGWQVKLIEDTNQDGIHQATETTSIGSVTLLAGQSKYFFLQVVVPDGGNEGERTTTQITASSSDIDTWGMPDTRMATVTTGFDITPPKILHTPMTKIGMLGNKVVINGTITDGTIVDKALLYYGTQTPEICGTMAAEPNSIYSYSIPGDVVGTTGITYQIYSTDGLNATLTQRYKIEVCLTTEGTITNQGGTITIIDGNPEDGETKIIIPENEMAPEGGTVSITQKPVEEAPETTGNFLIKGDKPAAFYEFNSPREEFNNKVTITMLYLDVDNDGYEDITGEDERTLKVFYWNDSKKEWELMGGVIDPIKNTITIEVYHLSEFAIFPSKKPATKRLSKVFVYPNPCYPCRHGYQLTFAELTTNVTIKIFSITGELVRTLEKNDIGQEKSWDLRNDAYENVASGIYIYLIVDNDTGEKVTGKLGVIK from the coding sequence TTGTTATTGGTTTTGTTTCAGTCCCTTCCAGTTTCTGCTACTCTTACTACCGCAGGAACTATTATCAGAAATGGCGGAGATAACGGTAGTTCTACCTATCAAAATGGAATTTCTCAACCCGGGGATGTTATCTTAAGGTATAAGAATACCTGGGGAACAGAAACAGTTACCACATGTAACATCGTCTCTACCTTAGTCTGGCAAGGCTATGGCATATCTGCATTTGATAAATTACCCGACCAGCTCTTAGGCGGTTCAAGAACTATTTACTATTCCTACACCCTGACTAATACCGGTAATGGAACGGATACAATTACCCTTTCCATAGACAATAAAAGCCTACCTCAAGGCTGGCAAGTAAAGTTAATTGAGGATACCAATCAGGATGGAATTCATCAGGCAACTGAAACTACAAGTATTGGCTCTGTGACATTACTTGCTGGGCAATCAAAATACTTTTTCCTGCAGGTTGTAGTGCCTGATGGAGGTAATGAAGGCGAGAGAACGACTACTCAAATTACTGCCTCTTCTTCTGACATAGACACCTGGGGTATGCCTGATACGCGGATGGCTACGGTGACCACGGGATTTGATATTACCCCACCTAAAATACTCCATACGCCAATGACTAAAATTGGTATGTTAGGAAACAAGGTCGTTATTAATGGGACGATTACGGATGGAACTATTGTAGATAAGGCATTATTATATTATGGCACGCAAACGCCTGAAATTTGTGGCACGATGGCTGCTGAGCCAAATTCTATCTATTCTTATTCTATCCCAGGGGATGTAGTTGGGACTACAGGAATTACATATCAAATCTACTCAACCGATGGACTAAATGCTACGCTAACTCAAAGGTATAAAATAGAGGTCTGCTTGACTACTGAAGGGACAATTACCAATCAAGGCGGAACTATCACTATCATAGATGGCAATCCTGAAGATGGGGAGACAAAGATTATCATTCCTGAAAATGAGATGGCACCTGAAGGAGGCACTGTTTCTATAACTCAAAAACCGGTAGAAGAAGCTCCTGAAACCACAGGAAATTTTCTGATAAAAGGTGATAAACCAGCGGCATTCTATGAATTTAACTCACCCAGGGAAGAATTTAATAATAAAGTTACCATCACTATGCTTTATTTAGATGTAGATAATGATGGTTACGAAGATATTACCGGTGAAGATGAGCGAACATTGAAGGTCTTCTATTGGAATGATAGTAAAAAGGAATGGGAATTAATGGGTGGGGTAATCGACCCGATTAAAAATACCATTACCATTGAAGTTTATCATCTATCTGAATTTGCCATTTTCCCGTCTAAGAAACCAGCGACTAAAAGATTATCTAAGGTATTTGTTTATCCTAATCCATGCTATCCATGCCGCCATGGTTACCAACTTACATTTGCAGAATTAACTACGAATGTAACGATTAAAATATTTAGTATAACTGGTGAGTTAGTTAGAACATTAGAAAAGAATGATATTGGACAGGAAAAGAGTTGGGATTTAAGAAATGATGCCTATGAAAATGTCGCCAGTGGAATTTATATATATTTGATTGTTGATAATGATACGGGGGAAAAAGTTACGGGTAAGTTGGGAGTAATTAAGTAA
- a CDS encoding retropepsin-like aspartic protease — MGRITEKIIIRNYGDVVKASENIIPGSQIRTIEIEAIVDTGATYVSINKVDIERLGLQFHNIIPIKTANGPANRKIFKGAEIELKDRSFVMEVMENDDTTPPLIGYLFLEAIDFVVDPRTQSVIPNPGHEGKWMADMYKQE, encoded by the coding sequence ATGGGACGAATAACTGAGAAGATAATAATAAGGAATTATGGGGATGTAGTTAAGGCAAGTGAAAATATAATCCCAGGCAGTCAGATTCGCACCATAGAGATTGAGGCGATTGTAGATACAGGTGCAACTTATGTCTCTATTAATAAAGTAGATATTGAAAGGTTAGGCTTGCAATTTCATAATATCATCCCTATCAAAACAGCTAATGGACCAGCAAATCGTAAGATATTTAAAGGTGCTGAAATTGAATTAAAAGACCGCAGTTTTGTTATGGAAGTGATGGAAAATGATGATACTACACCACCATTGATTGGCTATTTATTTTTAGAAGCCATTGATTTTGTCGTTGACCCCAGAACTCAAAGTGTTATCCCTAACCCAGGTCATGAAGGTAAATGGATGGCGGATATGTATAAGCAGGAATAG